TTACTACTGCACAGAGCATGGAAGTGTTTTGGAaacagtgaaatttaaaaaatcagttcaaAAAGCCAAGGGTGGAGAAGTTACCATATGCTTAGatacataaagttaaaaatggagaacGGAGTTGTGATCATCGGGGACAGGAGAATTAGCGGGCACCGTATACTTCACGTACCTACACATTTTCACTTACTGCGGGGTTTTGGCACATGTTCCCTCTGCCTTGCCAGATTGTAAGCTCTCTGCAGGTGGCAAGCAGATCTTACATAGCGCCCCTGACACAGGCTCTTAGTAAGTATTACCCAAGTTGATCTATCAAGACACTACGTTACATCCCTTTGAGGATTTGTGCGTGTTGGGCGTTCAAAACCCCACCTACCTGCAAAGGATTGGAAGGGGCTTGTGAGATCAGGAAAACTTAACAGAAACAAGCATAGATAAAAACAGAATAGAAGCCATCTTAAAGAGGGTGGAAATAATCCTTAGGTCGCTGTGTGAATTACTACTGCTGGCCCTGGGCTGACGTCCCCTGGCCGCCAAAGGGCGGAGGGGACCGTCTACATCTCAGCGGATGGCACCTCATCTGCCGCGAAGTTGGGCATCGACAGGGCTCCGCAGAGGCCAGTACCGCAGGGGCTGTGGTCACGAGGGTCCCCCAGAGGCGTCCAGACGGCCCTCGGTCAGGCCTGGGAAAACAACCGAGCCAAGGCACGGAGCCCCCGAGGGAGGCTGCTGAGCTAAGTGCGCTCCGCCGCTCCTAGCGCCCCCGGTGCCCGGGCCACCGCACGGCCGCAGCGAGGGGTCCCAGGGCCGGCGGGGAGGCCAGGTCGGGGCGGCCGCGGGGCACAGCTCCGGGGGCCCCGAGCGGCGCGCTCCCCGTCGCCCATAGCCCTCCCCGACCCGGCACACGGACGAGCCAAGGGGCGGCCAGAGCCCCGGGGATCCCCTCCTCCGCGGGCCCCCCAGCACCGGGCGCTGCCATCCCACTCCTCCCTCAGACCCCAGAGCTCACCCACCTGCAACTGCAGTCTCCGAAGTCTCCACCCTAGTCTCGCTGCCTCCGCAGGCCTGACTGCGATTGGCCTGAACCGCTGTCCCGTTAGCGCTTCTCCGAGTGTGACTGGCGTAATTAGGGGGCTCTCGGCCTTggtccctccctcttctctccgcGAGGCCCCGCCCCTCGTGACGTCACGAGCTGCCGCAGAGCGCGGAGCGCAGAGGCGGGCCTCCGTCTCCGCCCCTAGTCCATCTCTCCTGGAGACCGCGGCTGGGCCGGGGAAACCTGCGCGCCCGGTGGGCGGGGCGTCGTGCGCGTCGCCGTCCGCACCGCCCCCTCCGCCGCGACGCCGGGAAGAAGGGGGCGGGGCCACGCCAGCGTCCGCGCCATCAAAGCCGGCGTGGCGGCGAGGTCCTTTCTCGGTGCGTGGTCTCACCCGCCCCGCGGTCCCGCTTGGTACCGGCCATGGAGGGCGTGCGCTGGGCCTTTTCGTGCGGCACCTGGCTGCCGAGCCGCGCGGAGTGGCTGCTGGCCGTGCGGTCGATCCAGCCCGAGGAGAAGGAGCGCATCGGCCAGTTCGTCTTTGCCCGGGACGCTAAGGCGGCCATGGTACTACTCGGGTCTGGGGTGCGGAGGGCCCTTTGTGTGTCGGGGCGGGCTGGCGGCCGTGCGGCGAGTCCCGCGGGCAGCGTGTCTGCGGGCCACGTCGGCGCCCCGCCGCGCGACCCCGCGCCGCCTACCTGACGGCGCCCGGCACGGACAGGCCCCGGCACACCGCGACGGGGGCTTCGGGGTCGCGGGAGGAGGCCCGGGCCGGCCTTATCGTCCCGGAGAAGCCGGCCCGGCGGGGGGACGCCCCTCGGGCTTCCCTCCCCGATTGCGTCGCTCGGGGAACGCCGTTGTAAATGAAGTGTTGGTTGTGGTTAGGCCTTTCCAAGCAACAAAGGGAAAGTTGGATTTCAGAATTACCTCGGCCGCAGGGTGCAGTTTGAAGTCGCCTCTGGTGATCATCGCTTCCAAGACCGCCATTGCTCGAAAGTGCCCCGGATAGAAACACCTTTTCGTTTGGGCTGTGGACTAATAGTGTTTTGAAGGCAGAGTGgtgaatttctttttaactttttttatagTTTGTAAGAAATTGTGTAATTCATAAAGTCATGCAGATTTTGAAAGTCTATGTTAGAATGGAAGGGGAGATACCtggaaaggtattttttaaattattacagaCTTTGTCATTTCCTACTCTTGGGCATTTTTGTATGATTTGAGCagtttgttttttcataattCATAGAAGTGGGACAGTGGAAGGGGTGTATGTGAAACAAGTCATGCATCGCTAATTATTGAAGCTGAGTGATAGGTGTATGGGATCTAGAAGTACTTGGACATATTCACAGAGATGTAGGTAGAATAGGTCTGTTCActgggaaatttttcataatagctaaaCTAGAGTCAGCCTAAAAGTCCAGTAATAGCGGGAGTCGTTCATCAAGAGGAGTATCTTGATACTGTGAAATATTAGACTACAGTTAAAAGGGACAGACCGGACTCATAGGTACAGACATGAAATAATCCCCAACATTTGCAAGTTATAAAGCTTAGGCCTGGTGCAGTCCTCCTTATAATAGGATCTCAAATAtgtatctacattaaaaaaaaaaggcatatctAAATGAAAAGGTATATAGATACTTAGAAGAACAGAAAGATGCAGAATTGTTAACATTGGTTATTTGTTGAGGGGAGGGAATTGCTAAAGAGGGACTTTaactttttcttctactttcttaaGCATTGCTTAAATCTTAGTACAGCAAGTTTAATACTTAATATacttttaaacacttaaaaatgaatttattttagaaaccaCAAAAATAGACTTTGTATGTTACAGGCAGGGTATCTGAGTCTTTAGTAGACCTGAATACATACCACATGTTTTAATTCCTTAACAGGCTGGTCGTCTGATGATAAGGAAATTAGTTGCAGAGAAATTGAATATCCCTTGGAATAACATTCGTTTGCAAAGAACTGCAAAGGGAAAACCAGTTCTTGCAAAAGACTCCTTGAATCCCTACCCCAACTTCAACTTTAATGTCTCTCATCAAGGGGACTATGCGGTGCTCGCTGCTGAACCTGAGCTACAAGTTGGAATCGATGTAATGAAGACCAGTTTTCCAGGTAATGTTGCATTTTTTCAGTGCTAAGCGTCTTGTTTTCTCAGTTCTTATCTGTTCTGAAATCTCAGGCCAGGAGGTGGATTACAGATACTAAAGCTTAGGGAAAATGTGCTCAGTACTCAACGGTGGTGTATCTGAGAGAGCATGAATCTGAAAAGAGTGTGTTTCCCTTTTTCTGTGAACATCAACAGATTTCTATGTAAAGGCAAGATTCCCCATTACTGGGGATGCATGTAATGCTTTGCCTGGAGGCAAAGTGAAAATACGAGGGTTTTCTTTTTGGATTATACCTCAGCTTGTTAAATAAGACTAAATTTGAAACTGTTTTCCAAGATggtcaaattttttaaagaacagtttttaaatagctgtttgtcttttatttaacaGATGTTAAACCGAATTCATCAATTTTCAAGAGCATTTCATTCAGAAAACTTAATAATTATATTGTAAGAACTTTGTTTCACTCAAGTATTCTCCAATTATATTGTAAGAACTTTGTTTCACTCAAGTATTCTCCAGAATTCATCAGGAAGttgttttgcttaaaaaaaatctcaatggtggggcacctgggtggctcagtgggttaaagcctctgccttcagctcgggtcatgatcctggggtcctgggatcgagccccacatcggtctctctgctcggcggggagcctgcttcctcctctctctctctgcctgcctctcagcctacttgtgatctctgtctgtcaaataaataaataaaatcttaaaaaaaaaaacaaaaacccttagaCTTAAAAACTCCAGTGGCAACACCTCTCAGATCCCTTCCCTCTTCAGGAGCTTTGTactgtcactttaaaaaaaaaaaaaaaaaaatctcaatggtGAAGTATATTCTAGCCCTTGGGTAGAGATTTGTGTTACATCTAAATACAGTTCAGTGCATCCCATTTACTACATTAGTGAAAACAAAGAGCAAGCAGTTAGTAAAATATTTAAGCTGCCTGTATTCTGCTTTAGAAATTCATAATTGGTGGGCTGTAGGAACTTTCCACATTGACTGTGGGGTTGAGCGTACCCAGACTGTATTAGCAGAGCACAGGTTCTCTTCACCGCTCTGTGATTTTCAGCGTCGCTCACATTGAGTGAGCGCTTCCTCTCTGCCAGCGCATTGTACCCGGTGCTATACAGAAAGTGTCCGATTTCATCCTTTcagggcacccccccccccccccccccgttaatGCGCTAGTACTGTTGGCAGGAGGTAAGGAACCAGCATCTTCCTAACTTCCGAGTGTGGCTTCCGCGTCTCGGCACTGTCTGCGCGCAGAATCTTCCATTGCCCTTAGTCTAGCAGATTTGTGTTAACTTCACCCACCCCTGTTTCTGCAGAGATGACCATGGACTGGTTGGCTGTCACCTCAGTCTCACTCTGTAAGGCTCTGTGAACCCTCTGTCCTAGCTAGATTCTTTAGTGATAGGCTCTTGTAAGAGACATTTTCTTCATGCCAGTAACCTGTCTCCGCTCCAGACGATTCGTCAGGATACGCGATTGTCACTCGTGGTCCTTACGAGCCGCACGAGAGCAAGAACTGTGAGCTCCTTCCGAGGTTGGTGGCTGCCCCAAGTCTCCGCCCCAACATTGTGTAGCGGTCACAGTACCCGCTAAGTATTTTGTCAGATGGATGCAGCTGTGCCATGTGCTGCCCCACTGGGGCTTCAGAGGACGAGGTGACTCTCCTCTCTCACTGTTGCAGTCAGTGTATTTACCTCGCGTTCTCCCACCACTTCTTTCTTCCTGACCTGCTCGTGAGCCTCTGCGCGAGAGCTTGGTTCTTAACTTCCCTCAGGAAGCTCTCTCATAGGAATGGGGGCTCGACCCAGAAATCCCTGGGTAAGCatcaaggcattttttttaacccccttAATATTGTTTACTACATTTCATATGAATATGCACATGGTTTTCTCTGGAGAGGATCGGCTTTTCAGCAGGATCATAGCTAATAAGGggcccctgggcagctcagtcagtgaagcgtctgccttcagctcaggtcatgatcccggggtcctgggatcaagcccctcgtcgggcttcttgctcagtggggcgtctgcttctccctctccctctgcttgcttgtgttctctctctcacaaataaataaaatattaaaaaaaaaaaaaaaggcagcttatTCAGAAAAGGTGAGCATGGGAACAAGCGCATATGCTTTTATAGCTTTCTTTTGTCCTGATTCCAAAAATCAGAAATCATCTGAGAGGCCACTGGTCCATACAGTGCAGTCAGCATGATTACAGTGACGGCTGGCTCGTCGGGTTAACACCTGCCTTGAAATTAGGCCTGTGAGACAGAGTTTATTACCGGTTGGCTTCATGAACAGTGTTGGCTTATGGTCGGTACTGGATAAACAAGTAATTGCTAATTGAAACTTTTAGTCATTGGTAAGGTAATTGAGCAAAAATTGAAAACTCGGTTTCCtgttaattgtattttataagaGCCCCCCCATACTTTTTTTGACTGATATTATTTGGCTGGTCTCAGTGTCCAGACCTTTTACTTTCTTTGCTTCATTGCCAAAGACCTGTTGATACATCTCACATGAGGAAGAGATCTTTTCCATTTGTCCCTAGTGTTGTGATCGTGTCCCTCATTTCTGAAGTATGTGTGCACACGGTTTCGTCACTCGGGGGAGTGCACACTGTTCTACTTCGCTGGCTTTCATTAGAATTGCTCTGTGTACCCAAGTCCGTGAGGCGAGCTGCCGAGTGATGGGAGGATACAGCTTCGTACCCTGTGTCAGACATCATTATTAGATCGTCTGCTCTCAAGATGGAGTCGGCCTTTGGCGCGTCGCGGGTACCTTGAAAGACTCCGTTCCGTGTTATCCTTCATTCTCCTGTCCCTGCCGAGTTACACGTAGGGACTTGCAGAGTCTTGCCTTCCAGCGGAAGCGGGTGCTTACCCTTGCTGTCCGGTCTCCTCCAGGGCTGCTGTGGGATGGCTGATGGATCTGGGGGCTCCAGGCCTCTTCCAGCCAGATGTCCGCAGTTGGGGACCCTGTTGCACCTGCCACTCGATTCTCTGCTTAATGGAGAAAAGAGCCTTACACCAAAGTAGCTCGTGCATGATTGGCACCCAAGAAATGACTATCAGGAGAAGAGGGATTAGAAGATATTGGGGACCCTGATGGAAGGAAGGTGCCAGTGCAGTACCTTTCTAACCCCGGTAGGGAAGGACTTCTGTAGGTCATCATTATAGCTTGCTACCCTCAATTGGGAAATtggtttttgcttctttttttttttttttttgcttcattttctaatttctatccAGCATTAAAGGCTTTtataagtataaaagaaaagatagttttatgaattgtttaattttgttgtcatgtttaaaaataaggcaggataaaatagatataatataaaaataatgacttaaatttgggaaaagaccaaaagcaattttttttttccccatgattttccattttcagatttccatttttattataaacatggCTGGATATTAATTGGCGGGACAGAGTAACtatattttgagatttaaaactaatttaacaGCTTTGAAATGACTGCCAAAGAATTGCTCTCTAGAAGAGCTGCTCTATGAATTAAGTACAGTAAGTATAAAGTGAGAAGTGGTACTATAAGTAGGAAGGTGGTAGAGTCGGTCTGTTTCCATCATACCATTCCCTGCATTATTATAATTAGTTACCCCTTTTCACTTTTGTCCCCACGCGGGTAGTACATTTCTCTGTACAGAAGACAGTGGTCTTTAAAAATCCCTACAGTAGTTTTCTCAAAACTCTTGGGTTGGTTCTTAATAAGCCCAGTCACCTTAACATGACCCTATCGTCTTGATGTCATTTACCTCTCTCTCCACATTTCTGGTCGCTCTCCTTGCTCGGTACCATCCAAACTTATCTTTCATTACCTCCCGTGCAGCAGACGCTTTCCTGTTCAGAGTCCTTTTTTCTGCCTGTTCTTCTGCCCCGTCTTTTCTTGAGTAGCTGAGACCTGAAGGGTGAGACGGAGCGAGTACCTCCTTAGAAAAGATTCTCTGACCCTCTGTGGCCCTTCTGATTTGTGATTGTAGCTTAGTTACTGAATGTTGTTCTCCCGCACTGGAGAAGGTCAGGAACCATGGCTTACTTGTCTTCGCTGCCGCAGACCTGGGACTTACCTGAATgtgtggcacagagcaggtgctccatGAATATTTACTGCGTGTACAGAGGGTCGGGGTTCTAGGTTTTGCTGACTGtgtttgttgaaaaataaaaaaatgagtacACAGCCGCAACAGAAAATATTACTCATCTGAGATTCTAGCTAGAATATTAACTGTTCTGAATTACGATCACAAGTAGTTCTTCTCTGGGTCTTAATCCTCAACATCCACGGATCTAccagctgcttctctccttcaCACCCCCTTTCTCGGGTTCGGCTTTTATCCTTGTTGCTCGTACAGTCTGTTCCTCTGTTGTTTCCATGTAGACTGGTCTCTGTTCTCCTGGACCTGTGTTTTGCCGGATGTGCTTAAAGCATTTTTCTTAAGCTTGGAGACACAGCCTGCAGGCACCTTCAGTAAGTCACTCTTCCTTTTGTCCTCTGACCTCCTTACTTGGAGAACCAGGTCTTCGCCTGTAGGGAGCTTTCCCCCTGCCTGGATACACGCCAGGTCTTCGCTATGCAGAGGATTTGATGGGGTACGCAGTGTAGAGCTAGTGTTTACTGAGCAattggctcagttcgtgatctcagggtcatgagttccttccccacatctgactctgcacttggtgtggagtctgcttgatattctctctctctctctcccttctttcccccttGTGTGTGCGCTtgcaccttctctctcttgctgtctctctctttcaaataaatagattaaaaaaaaagaagaagaaaaatagattaaGACGCTGGCCCAAGCTGACGGCTCAAAAATAGAAGGTCATGGCTTTGTAGCCACAATACCGAGCCCACATATCGAGCCACTGCTTCTCACTACTACATTTTGTTGATAGCTGTGTAAGGACTTGGCAGCACAAAAGTGTATAAAAAATTCTGTGAACTGGGTGAaatgaatttaacatttttatggaggtattgattccttttttttttttttttaaagactttatttgacagagagagatcacaggtaggcagagagagatggggaaggaggctccccactgagcagagagtctgatgaggggcttgatcccaggaccctgagatcatgacctgagccaaaggcagaggctcaacccactgagcaaccctaGTGCCCCTGGAGGCACTGATGTCTTAAGAGGATGAGAAATACAGTGAGAGGAACTGGCTTTACCATTCTCTGCAAGCTGTGTTAGGCATTGTAAACAAAAGCGTGGTATCAGCAGAATAGTCAGCTAAGAGCATTAGAATTGTTTACATAGAGTAGTTCAGTGGATAAAGATCATTTATTAAATGGTACATTACTCTGATAACAAGAGTGATCAATAGTCAATAGCTTATtgactatttgaatttttttgtgtaaACTACATATCCATACTTTCTAATCGTTATATAAAAGATCTTTACATATTATGGATATTAACAGTCTATTGACCAAATTTGTTGGATTTTTCCcattctatatttcttttaacttatatttttggccatatgagtttattttttaattaaatgcatctctcttttccttgatAAGTTCTGAATTGTcttgtttggaaaaaataattaaattgatgAAAGATTTACCCTACCCATAGAGTAGAGTCTactagattttgttttaaaattatttttacatttaaatcttttgttCCTCtagaatttgtgtgtgtattaGGTTTCACATTCTAACGGCTTAACAGTTCTGCCACCACCAGTGCTGGGTAGATCAGGGCCTAAACCTGGGAAGGGCTGGCGTTACTAAGAACCTTCTTAAGAAACGCTCACTCTAAGGTGGTTGTGCCCGTCGCTGCTGTGGCGTGTATGGAGTGGTGCTTCTGATACGGGTCGGGATGCTCCTTGCAAATGCAGACCCCACGACAGCCACCCCCCATCCGCTGGAACAGAACTTCTGAGAGCACAGGCGGCTTCTGTGCATCCGCACTGCTGGGGGGCGTGGCCGACGTGCTGACGTCGGGACGCTGTAGCGGACGCCACTGCAGGGGCAGCGGGGAGAGACGCGGCGCGCTCCCTGTTCGTAGTGCGGAACTCGCGAGAGCGCCGTCAGAGCCCGTCTCGCACTGCGGAGCGCCAGGAGAGCTAGCTTCTGACGGGCTAGAGCCCGGGGACCAGTCCGCTTCATCAGACGTCCGGAGGACGGCTTCCCGTCAGGCTCCCAAAGGCCGGAAGGAGCCACGAGGTCCGCGGAAGGCCGGTTTCAgtcagccctctctctctcaaacgcGGGGCTGCGTTGTGGCGCCCTTGGTGGACGGAGGTTAATATGGCTACGGTGTAAAATGCTTGGAAGTCTCTGGGAAAAGCCCTCGGGCCTCCCTCGGTGAAGGGACGAGCTCGGGACGGAGGAGCCCCACACGACACCCGGGAGCGGGAGCTGGAGCGGCCGCAGCGAGGGCAGAGCTTCGGCGTCCTCGTGCTCGAGGGTTGCCGGCGCGTCCCTTGCGTGTTCCTCTGTCTCCCCGACTCCCCGTCCCCGTCCGAAGCTTCAGAGACCCCCCGAGACGTCCGTGCGTACCAGCGAGGAGGTGCTGGAGGCCCGTAGGGACGTTTGTCGCGGGCGTGGCTCTCAGTCCCAGGAGCGCAGCGGTGTGGCTGTGCGTGACGTGTGCCCTGGGGAGCGCGGGTGTCGGTTGCCAGGGCTCCTGGCGGAGGACGGCGAACTCCTGTGTCTGCCACGACAGAACTGTGTTCTGAGAGCCGCAAGTCAGCGTGTTGACGGCACCGCGCTCCCTTTCTTGTTCCAGAGAAGAATCCTTCGTCACCCCGTCCTGGTCCCCCGGCAGTCCCCGccgttccttggcttgtagctcCATCACTTTGGTTTTACCTTCATCTTCGCGCGGCCTTCTCTCCTGCATCCTCTGCCTCAGTGGTTCCCTCAGAAGGACGGCATCATTAGATACGGGGCCCACTCTGACCCAGTGTGACCTCTTCTTGGCTTGATAACATTTGCACCCTGTGCACGGAAGGGTCCATTTCCTAGGTTCTGGGTgggcatgagttgggggagacaCTGTTCAACCCAGCACAGTccatcctctgcctcccccttccccagtttATGTCTGTCCCACATAGAAAATAAAGTCATCCCATCCCAGCCTCTCCAGATCTCAGCCTATTCCATCCGACTCCAAGATCTCTTCTGAACATCCTCAACTCAGGAAGTTCAGATGTCATCATCTGAGTGATCTAAGTCAGGTAGAGGTGAGGCTGGGTATGCTCCCTGGTGGGGCAGTACTCCTCTTTTCTTCAGCGGGCCTGTTCAACTAGAAAACTGACCATCTTCTCCTGTGACTCCGTGGTGGAACAGGTGTAGGGTAGACTTTCCTGCTTCAAAGGGAAGAAGTTGGAAGATAAAAGGGAGGCATGGGTTCCAAGCAAGTGTGCAACCCAGCAGGGCAAATGACCTAAGGTTTCAAGGTCTACAACTAGTCCCTGGGGTCTCTATGCTCAGTGTTCTGGTCCCTGGGGCGGCCtcaccctcctgcccctccaccttGCCTTCAGGGTCCTTGAAAGCGCATTTATAGcggcgcttgagtggctcagtgggttaagcctctgccttcagctcaggtcatgatcccagagtcctggaatcgagccccacgtcgggctgtctgctcagcggggagcctgcttccccttctctttctctgcctgctgctctacctatttgtgatctctctctctgtcaaataaataaataaaatcttaaaaaaaaaaaaagattctctaaaAGAAAGCACATTTACAGCCACAGAATCCTGTCCTGGCTCTGTAGGCCCATTTCCTATGTGTGTGCTGACACGTGTGTGTTGAAAAAAGAGCGTTCACAGAAACATGGAGAGCAGCCAGGGTTCAGGGCTGCCGACAGGGAGGGCTTCAGCCCAGGTAGCTGCCTTTCGGTCCAGTGTTTCTGCCCTACAGCACATCTGGGAAGGGTCCCCAGAGCTCCATTGtctggaagctgggagaggcTTTGCCCATGAGCTTGTGAAACCCAGTAGGAGTCGCTCGTGCAGTTTGCTTTATTCTGGGTTTGTGTCTGGATAAATTCCCAAACAGGTAAGCTTGTAAATCACACATCATTGTGTACATACTAACTCAGATTTTAGAAATCTATCCCCTCCCATGGAAGCGAGAATGTAATCCAGTATCTAGAAAATGACACTACTGGAATTTCTAATATGACTTAATATCAAAAACTAAATGTTGTTTTTCTTACACGCAGTTGGACTTTGCTCAGCTCCTGCCCTCTCACACCCCAATAACCGATCCCTTTTCTTTAAGGAAGAAAGGTGAACTTCACCTGAGATGCTGGTCCAGATACACATTAGTGACCTTGTTTGGAGGATAGATTGATGTAGGTTGTGGCACTAATAGGATTTTTTCCCATAGGCtagcagcagcagctggaggcACTTAATGTAAATTACTTGGTTGTAGGTTGTTACTGTATGTTTAATTGTTCAGTGAACTTCCCAGTTGCTCTGTAGTCTTGAGTAGCTGGTCATTGTGGAACGGTGAATAACTAATACTGCTTTTCCTGAAGTTTACGCTACAAGGGCGGGGGGATCTGGTTTCTGTAAACTTGGTTAGTCTAGAACAATGTTAGTTTTTGagtcattttatctttatatgtAAATTCTTAAATATCCAGTATGATTAAATCGAAGATTGTATTAGGAAGATTTGCCAGATTATATGGCTGATAGTTGTGCTGCCTTTAGATAGTCTGAGAGACAGGTGTGTTGTTCTGGTATTTcatagtggtttttgtttttttcctttaaattccaGTTTCCTAGACAGACTGTTCCCCACTATGTATTTCCACCACAGTGTCACACCGTGGCGCTGTCGTGCTTTGGCTGAATATTTACAAAATCCTCTTTTCCTGTTGCTCTCAAATCTCTTATTTTGTGGAATGGATAAAATGCTCTCAAAAGTATATGAAAACACACTCATTGGATACTTTTTTAGCTGTACATAATCAGTTTGTGATTGCTTTCAGTGATTGTGCTAGATTGCTTTTTATGttaatcagtttgttttttattagcttgcatatttaaatcttttttctttcttgattgccCCAtcttatttagttaaaaaaatcagAGGGCTTTTTGAAGGTTATGAAGAAACCAGCAAACAAAATGACAGTATAGTTGACAACaggcatgtatttttaaatatggcttTTTGGGTAGTGTTCCATTAAAACTACAGTTCTACTCAAAATATGCAGTGCTGTCTCCCAAATCCAAGGTAGCTTTTCCACATTGTTATTGCTCTGTGCCAGGATCTGTTAAAGAGGAAACAGTTGTTGATTTATGTAGATAACAACACTTCCAGCATTTAAAATATCCAGTTTTTCTCTTGTCACTTTTGCAAGCCTGCTGTCTTAAGCGTGTTCTTTCTCAGGCCAGTATATACTagttctgtttgctttttaacAAGACTGTGTTTATTCAGGGGCTTAAAGAAGGTGTTGAAGAGTAAGGGGTCCATGGCCTGAAGGAGAATCCCTTTCTCTGGGATCAGTTTACTATTTCAGTGCTGTTACATGAAATGACTTTATAGCTTTGCTGGGCTAATTTTAGGAAATAGCAGTCTTTTAACAATATGAATAGATACAGacagtaaatattagttgaattCATAAAATGTGTTCAAAGGTATTCTTCTTGAGAGGAATAGAGTGCCAGGGAGTAGACAGATGAATTAAATGAGTCTgatgaacttgaaaataaatgagtgtttgttttgatttgtaagGGACCACATATCACTCATTGTAGGGTCAtcagaaatattttctgttttaacaaGAAGAGACTGTTGACTGTTGAAGTGGGAATGGTAGGGGAATCATAAACAGTCGTGTGGAAGAATTGGCTTTTATGGGGTTCTGCCCTTGACAGAACTTTGGGAATGTTAGATGGTTACTGCAGGAGAAACTGTAAGCCCCTTGTGGAGGTGAGGGCGGGTCTGTTCTGCTCATTGGCATGTCCCTGGCATCTAGCACTGGGATGTTTTTCAGGGGAAAGGATTGTCATAGGAGCCCAGCTGTTGAATCCTTATGGGGTGAGTTAGCAATGAAATGCCAGGGAAA
This DNA window, taken from Lutra lutra chromosome 10, mLutLut1.2, whole genome shotgun sequence, encodes the following:
- the AASDHPPT gene encoding L-aminoadipate-semialdehyde dehydrogenase-phosphopantetheinyl transferase, with translation MENGVVIIGDRRISGHRRCVNYYCWPWADVPWPPKGGGDRLHLSGWHLICREVGHRQGSAEASTAGAVVTRVPQRRPDGPRAPGARATARPQRGVPGPAGRPGRGGRGAQLRGPRAARSPSPIALPDPAHGRAKGRPEPRGSPPPRAPQHRALPSHSSLRPQSSPTCNCSLRSLHPSLAASAGLTAIGLNRCPVSASPSVTGSAERRGGPPSPPLVHLSWRPRLGRGNLRARWAGRRARRRPHRPLRRDAGKKGAGPRQRPRHQSRRGGEVLSRCVVSPAPRSRLVPAMEGVRWAFSCGTWLPSRAEWLLAVRSIQPEEKERIGQFVFARDAKAAMAGRLMIRKLVAEKLNIPWNNIRLQRTAKGKPVLAKDSLNPYPNFNFNVSHQGDYAVLAAEPELQVGIDVMKTSFPGRGSIPEFFHIMKRKFTNKEWETIRSFKDEWTQLDMFYRNWALKESFIKAIGVGLGFELQRLEFDISPLNLDIGQVYKETRLFLDGEEEKEWAFEESKIDEHHFVAVALRKPDGSRHQGVPSPDDSKPTQRQFTILTFNDLISSAVPMTPEDPSFWDCFCFTEEIPIRNDLHLTGSEGRVSSHISFLSVKRTPPSPASPLGSC